In Struthio camelus isolate bStrCam1 chromosome 22, bStrCam1.hap1, whole genome shotgun sequence, one DNA window encodes the following:
- the BTG4 gene encoding protein BTG4, with translation MKDEIAATVFFITRLVKKQDKLSKHKMDKFAAKLTTILFEKYKNHWYLDNPSRGQAFRCIRINKHQMRDPLLEQACVESNVDFNKLGLPKEMTLWVDPFEVCCRYGEKNRPFTIAHFEGEENRELPQQISYAADRAALDYHSGTSSDEESFNKEPKAIPTVSNPNSVYQFNDYCKPPMQTWSQYLHRKTYMTDGLPQTGSYYAQHRGYKVYRPTAAFTGPRVDRYHWINTKR, from the exons atgaaagatgaaattgCTGCCACAGTCTTCTTCATCACAAGGCTAGTGAAAAAGCAGGACAAGCTGAGCAAACACAAAATGGATAAATTTGCAGCTAAGCTGACAACGATACTGTTTGAGAAGTATAAGAATCACTGGTACTTAGACAATCCATCCAGAGGACAAGCCTTCAG GTGTATAAGGATAAACAAGCATCAAATGAGAGATCCACTGCTGGAGCAAGCTTGTGTGGAGAGTAATGTGGACTTCAATAAGCTTGGCTTACCAAAAGAAATGACACTATGGGTTGATCCATTTGAAGTGTGTTGCAG ATATGGTGAGAAGAACCGGCCCTTCACAATTGCTCACTTTGAAGGAGAGGAGAACCGAGAGCTTCCTCAACAGATCAGCTATGCTGCTGACAGAGCAGCACTAGACTATCATTCTGGCACCTCCTCAGATGAGGAGAGCTTCAACAAGGAGCCGAAAGCTATCCCTACTGTCAGCAACCCTAATAGTGTCTACCAG TTCAATGACTACTGCAAGCCACCCATGCAGACCTGGTCTCAGTATCTTCATAGGAAGACATACATGACTGATGGACTTCCTCAGACAGGCTCATACTATGCCCAGCACAGGGGTTACAAAGTCTACAGGCCAACAGCTGCTTTCACAGGACCGCGTGTTGATAGATACCACTGGATCAATACCAAGCGGTAG